TCATAGCTTGACCGACGCTGGAATTTGCGTCTTTCGAGACGACGAGGAGCTCCGCGTTGGTGAAAGGATCGATGGATCACTTCTGCAAGCGATTGACAACTCTAGGATTtacatacccatcttctctcaAAACTATGCTTCGAGCCCATGGTGTCTCCGCGAGCTCGCGCAAATCGTGGCAAGTACCTTCAAATCGGAAGGTAATAAAGCGATCCTGCCTATTTTCCTCGACGTGGAACCTAACGATATTAAGCTGAAAACCCCACTGTATCGCGATGCCATACTCAATCTAGAGCGCGAGAAGAAGTTGAGTAGTGAGCAAGTCGATGCTTGCAGAGAGGCTCTCATGGAGGTTGATGCGATAAAGGGATGGGAAGCGAAGAAGTACAGAGGGTAAGTTAGCTAGATGCTCGTCTTCCCAATTTTACCTAACACTCAATCGTAGATTTGAAAATTCGGTTATGATTGAGGTGGGAGTTTTATCATAGTAATACCGACCGATGAACCTTTGCTACGTcttgaaaaaaatgtgaaactTCCTAACATGGATATCAATAGCTAGgtagccacaaaaaaaagaagaagaaggaaaaattcatTGTGGGAAGTGGGAGGAAATGCATTGTTTTTCAATGCATAATATTTCATACATCCATTTTGCTCGAAAGTCCCAAGATGGCTATTCTCGTGTATGGAACCAAGTCAAATTTCGAGTCTTGACTTTTAGAAGATCACTACTAGATTACGTCAAGGTCTCACCACTTATCAAATCATTTCATAGTTTATACGATCTTTGAATAAAATCCTTTCTAGTTAGGTAATCATGATTTCATATTTTCCCCCACTAAAATGTTTTTTTGTTGTAACAGCCACGGGAGGCCGATCGGATTGGTGGTTGAGGAGGTTGTGCAGAAGTTGAAGATAAAACATAGATCGGTGATCGAACACTTAGTTGGAATCGATGATCATGTAGCAGCTTTAAGCAAATTATTAGACGTCAATTCCAATGGTGTGCGACTCGTTAAGATTCATGGCATGGGGGGTATCGGTAAAACGACTCTCGCTAAGGTCGTGTTCAACCaactctcttctcattttggaaagtgttgttgtttccttgaagatgttcGAGCGAGGTCATTAAGAACAGATGGCTTAGTTGACCTGCAAAAAAGATTATTATCCGAAATAGGCCATCCTGCAGGAACAAAGGGCATAGAGGAAATTGACCATGGAATGAAGAGGACTGGAGAAgtattttgcaataagaaagTGCTCATTGTACTTGATGACGTTGATAACAACGAACAAGTGGAGAAATTAGTTGGAAAGAACACTTTCTATTCGGGATCCGGAATATTGATTACAACTAGAAATAAAGATGTTTTACGAATCAATACACAAAAGTGTCAAATTTTAGATTATGAAATGGAGGTGATGAGTACTGAATGTGCACTTGAGCTTTTCAGCAGGCATGCATTTAACAAAGACTCACCTTTAGATGATTACAATGATCTTTCAAGGGAAATTGTGTATTCTACTGGAAGACTTCCATTGGCTATTGAGGTAATTGGTTCATTCCTCTACCACAAACCGCAAGAATTATGGAAAGAGACATTGGAAAAGTTAAGAAGAGCACCCCACGAGgatgtttttggaaaattgaaGATAAGCTATGATGCCTTAAATATCGAGGAACAAcaaatttttctcgatattgcaAGCTTTTTCATTGGTGAAGATAAGATGAATGCAATctacatgtggaaagattgtgagtTTTTCCCAAATACTGGAGTGGCTGTCCTTATTAACATGTCTCCGATAAAGATTGTGGAGAACAATAAGTTCtggatgcacgatcaacttagagatcttggaagaaaaatcattcatcaaGAAAATCCAACAAATCCTAAGGAGCGGAGTAGGATATGGATGCGGGACGAGGGCCTCGAAGCAATAAGATCAAGGGAGGTAAAGCACTTATAGAGAACTAATTAGATTCTGGCAATAAATTCCACTACATTGACTTAGgatgctctatttttttttccttttccattttctaatcTTTTTGCTCTATGAGATAGAATACTGATATcggtaatttcccatttctcATTTGCGGATGAACAATAACGTTCAAGCACTATCGCTTGAGACAGCTGGCCGACGTCCCCATAATGTGATCGTTCGAAGTGAAGAGATTGGAAGGTTTGAACATCTAagatttctcaaattatttggtttaacccttgttggtgatgcAGCAAATCATCTTACCAAATTGAGATGGATTTCTTTGAGTTGGCCTCTGCAAATCAATAAATGGCCCACCATGTCCCTAAAGAATGTAATTGTTCTTGAATTTAATGAGGTTGACTTCTTAGATGATTCGAGATTACGAAGCTTAATTAAGGTGCGTAATACCTTTATTTCCACTTCAGTTTCATAGAAAGTAATACTTTGATTGTTTATCTATTGAGTATTGCATTCATTTTGACAGATGGCctcaaaattgaaagttctttctcttaAATATTGTCGGAACATAACTAGAACACCAGATTTCTCTGGATGCCCGAATTTAGAGAGGCTTACTTTCGAATATTGTTCCAAATTGAGGGAAATTGACGGCTCTATTGGGAAGTTGAAGTGTCTGATAGACCTGAAGATTGATTGCTGCAGTTCTCTTAATCATTTGCTCGAAGAAATCGGAGACTTAGTGAATTTGCAGTATTTCTTCGTAGCTTGTAGTGAAATAAAGAAACTCCCAGGTTCCATATGGACGATGAAATCATTACGTGAGTTGCACTTTCAAGACAACACTTATCAGAAATTAGATCTAGCAAATTCGTGGGAGTTGCCTAGTGCTGTCGGAATGCTTCGGAATCTGGAAGTGCTTCAAGTCAATAGTCGCTCTTTAAAAGGTGAACTTGCTTCGGGGATCGGAAGTTTGCCCTTTCTAAGAATCCTCAATCTATCAAAGACTGGTATTACCGGAATTCCAAAGAGCATCAGCATGCTTCCTCGACTGCAAAGAATCGAGTTGGTGGACTGTAATATGATTCAAGAGTTGCCGACGCTCCCAACAAGTTTGACTCATCTAGAAGTGTCATCCGCATCATTGTTGGTGATCGCAGATCTCTCAAACTTGACTAATTTGGTTGAATTGGATCTAAGTGATGGTGGAGGTTATGTACGTGATAGATTTTCCCCAGAAAAAGGAGTAGGGGAAGAACTTCTTCCTACCGGTGAGTTAGGGTGGATTGGGAAGTTATCCAAGCTGACCAAATTGAGCATCAGACTTCACAAAGTCCCTATTCCTACTGAGATGGCTTCCCTTCCTCTGCTAAACGAACTTGCTTTGTTCAATTTGGACCTGCAAACCTTTCCGCAACTCCCCTTATCTCTGCAAAAGCTGAGCCTTGATAATGTCAATGGAGTTGGCTCACTCTCTCCGAACCTGAGAAATTTGTCATGTTTACACATCTGGAGGTCTCCAATGCAAGAAATTCAACTTGATGGGCTTCAACTTCCACAGCTAAAGGAGTTGCTGGTGCGAGATTGTGGATACCTCGAGAGATTGAGGCTATCAAGAATGAGGATGCTGGAGAAAGTCCCGGTGGGCTATTGTCGAAAGCTCTTGAGATCGAATCACTGGAGGCATTGTCTATTGAAGGTTGCGACTCCTTCGAAAGGATAGTTTATGAGTCTGCTGATGAGTTGATTAGTTGCGAAGGGAGACTAATCTTCTCATCTCGAGTCTTAAGTAAGTTGCGTATTCTCAGACTGGGGCAATGCCCTAAGATACTCGACATTCAAGTCGTAGGTGCGTCGGAATCGTGGGAATACTTGACACTCTGCGATTGTCCTAATCTGCAAAGTCTCGGTGGTTTAGCAAACTTAAAGAACCTCAAGTCCTTAGGTATCGAGGGGTGCGAGAGGCTACGGGTTGTCGAGGGCGTCGACGAGTTGGAATTTCTGGGCCGATTGGCACTTTATGAATGCGGATCGTTGGAAAGGTTGATTGAAGTGTCAACcaccaaattgccaaatgattgcGATGTAAGTATCGAAAGATGCAGGAGATTACGTGGAATTAAGAAAAGATTCTATGGCTCCGTCCAGTCCTTAAAGCATTGGAAGGTGAATCTCATCCATtctcccttcttctctttctgaTTTTTAAGCCGTCATCGATTAATATTTGATctcacttatttttttttttttttggtaaggtatttGATCTCACTTATTTTCAGCTCgtgttttctcattttcttctcctttttattgTATATGAGAAAGTTCTACATGTgcaccaaattaatttttaatttgttttctttctgaAAAAAGATGGATAATGTATTTCTGCACCCTCCCCTGTCTTTTTTACCTTTCggacatttatttttgtggtcgTCGATGCGTAGTTTGAGTCTTGGTTTAACTTTTACTATAGTCTAAAGTTGATTCTGCACTTAAAAACTTCTTGATCCGGCTAGATTTACGGACAAAacaagttttcatcaaaatcggGTAGATGGCTTCAGTAGGCAAAATGTGTGCAGTTGGTGATATGGGAAATCAAACTCGTGCGATGCACGTAATCCATGTACACAATTTAGTTCCTTTATTATTACGCGAGTCTCATTTGATTTACGATATTTTTTATATGATATTTCTTTATCTCATATAAGAATCTTTCCTCGTATTCCTATCTCAACAAATGCTGTTAAAAACTACACAAGTGACTTTCACCTGTATCTTTCGTGGAATTTAGAACAGCTTTCGtctattttcttgttcataGTATACATTGATCGATATGTATAGCTAATTGATTTGACTGCATAATCTTAAtcatttcattcctttttttttttttaaactttgacgattggttgtgattttatttttaggaGTCACGCTTTCACGCTTGTTTGGAtgcttttgaagctttgaagtcaAGTTGTGTATTGAGATGGTAATAGCATATTTCTCAAGAATGACTTCGGATACCGGGGACATCAAGTCGGGAGGCGGGTGAGACCTCATTTTCAATCTGGATAGATGAAGTGCCCTCAAAACAACATTTCTGACCCTTGAATCCATTAACCGATTCTTCGCTCGAATTAGTGACTTGAGGATTGGCACATATCTTTCCTGTTGGTTTTGACAACTCGTTCAAATCGCCCGTCTTGCTTGGAGAACTGCAAAAGTTCTATACAAGCAAATTGAGCATATGCAGAACAATGTTGTGTCAAAGGCCTAATCCAATATCTGAAATCTACTTGTTAGAGCTGTCAACTCGTTCACATGACATGAGCAACGTCCTACATAGTACAAATACGACATGACATTGATACATCTTTTCTATAATCGGGAGTTATTTCGGTCTCAAGAGTGATTGTTATCTCAAAGAATATTGCTCTCCCGTTTCATTTGACTCAAAAGGTTCAACTCAACCATGAATATGTCGGGCTAGAGCAGATTGTGAACCCTACTTCCAGGCTTGTAGCCTTCTAGTAGTTAAATCAGTCGTATGTTGCCGGAGACAAAGATGTCAATATCCTCTTTAAAGCATACTATGGTGAATTTGACATGAGCTTTCCTGGAAAATTAGAATGGGAGAAATCGGACTTGCGACACGATACGACTAGTAAAAGTTTATAATTTCAGGTGAAAAGGCACCAACAGCAAGCAAATGATGCAGAacatcaaaagatttttcacaaGAATAAACATTTGTGTTGATCAAACTGGTACATACAGTCATCGGGAGAGTGTCCATTGTCTCAACACAAACTATGATATACAATCCAGCAAAACATAAGGTAcgctttttcctatttttccctcCGGGGGAAGGGTGTGGTGGTGGGAAGCACATTGATAACTCGCTGTTAACTACTGTTAAGTGAAGATTGAAAATGAGGTCTAGATAGATGAAGTGCCCTCACTGATAACTCACTGGGAAACGGAATAatagaatttgaacaaaatttcatTCGGATAAAAAATGTATGAACATTTGTGTTGATCAAACTAGCAATACAGCAATTAGGAGAGTGTCCAATGTCTCAACACAAGCTATGATAAACGCtcgaaccaaaaaaatatatatatatctcattCTACCCCAGTTGAAAGTTCATTGGATAGCAGAGGAGCAATAAACGGGGCACCTTCATACGCGAAGAAggtgaattttttcctatttttccctcttggtggagatggcggtggcggtgggaaGCACATGACTGACGAATTGCTAACTCCCTGTCATTCGGCTCTAAAATTACAACTTGACTATGCACATATGACTCACCCCTGTTGAGAAGTGGATCTCACACTGATATGGCTTCCAGTCAAAGGAGATTTGACTTTTGTCACTTTTGTGTGCTCCCTTGCACTCCCCCCCAACTTGAGAATCCTTGGTGTAACCTGTTGAAGATTGCATATAAACCATGTGATGTTATAAAGCACGGAATGTCCGATCAAAGAAACTAGAATGACAAAGAAAATCTCCACCTGGTTTCATTTAGATGTAGAGAGGCAAGTCAGTTGATGGATGGTTCTCGAGAAGAACGACTCTCGATGAATGAGTGCATCACACTGGTACTCACAACAACGTGCATTTCCGTCCTTAGAAACCGGACGAGGGCCTTTTGGATCCCCTCGCCGACATATGCGTGAGGGCCGCTTTCTTCAGGAAGGCCTTGGAGATCATGGCGTGCATGGAAGAGAATGGGATCTCACCTAACAAGACCAAGTACAAGAGGATTTATGTGGAGTTGCATTCGAGAATGTTCACCAGCAAGCACGCTTCTCAGGCGTGGCAAGCCAGGAGGGCGGAGCGGAAGAGAGCGGCCAAGGCATTCAAGTTCTGGGTGGGCCTGCCAAACTAGTATTTGCGAGCGAGTGGCATTTTGGATCCGATTAAAGGCGAATTAAAGATATTTACAGGGGAAGATAGTCGATGGTAGTCTGAACTGAAGTGTATAGTTGGTTAATGTAAACACAGAGTGGCATTGGAAATTGTATGCGTCGTAACGATGTAATTTCCTGTATAATAACAGCTCAAACAGCAAAATTGCAGTGTGATGGATAGCTGAACACGCCATGAACCATTGGCTGGTGTTGTGGTCTCCATCAGCAAATTACAGGGTGAGCTCTGTGGTTCTTGGTTTCGTATTAGGTCGACCGATTGCTTACTGATGAACAACAAGATTCACCTCCAGAAGATGCGGACTGGACATTCTTTTCGCTGCGACGCCAAATCTGTTCGACTCTGTCTGATTAAGTGCGAGACCGATATTATCGGCCTATTCGTAtggatttaaaatttattttctgtctaaAAAAGGCAAGAAAGCAGAGATTTTGGCCATATTTCACTGGTTCCATGTGCCTCGCCTTCTGTTCCTGGAACATGTGGCACAGTTGGACTTTCTGAGCGTACTTTGCCACGAGAATATGTGGCTTCCCCTACCATTTTTCCCTGTTACTTCTGCTCTTCACAACaaaatggaattcaagcttttgACAATTGACAAACTTTTCTTGGAATCTCTGGATTGTTACTTACATTTGTATCCACCCCGGGCTGCAAATATACTTCTGTGTGGCACTGTTTTATCTGAAGAATAACCTCGTTGATCAGATTCTCGAGTACACATGCTGTTTGACATTTCCAAAAATGATTCTTCTAGATTTTAATGTCGACAGGCTGCAAGACTTTGGCACCCAATCATCCATTCTTGGGTTGGACATAGAAGTTGAAGTTACAGAAGTTTCCACCTCAATCTCTGGTGTACCCACACAGGATGCAGATTGAATGTTATCAACGATACCATTATCCTCACAGTCAGGAATTGCCTCAGGAAGGCGAGTTTTTGACCCCTGGTGCTCGTTCATCTCTGAAGATCTCTCTTTGCTTCCAATAATCTTCTTCCCACCTTTTTCTCCCTCAGTCATGGGTGAATGATTAAAGACATCAACCTGTAGTTGCAATCACGAGTCAAGACTTTTGTTTCAGATGTTTCCTTTCAGTCAAAACTATAATCTCATGTATCGAAGAACAATCCGAGAACAAGTATTCACGCGTCTTCACTGCCATCCATCATTTGGATGATATTTGAAGTGGTTAAACGATATGTAAAGTATGGCTCACTTCATCACCGCGGGCATCATTCACCACAGAGAGGTATTTGTTATGGGGTGAATATACGTGATCCACACATGTTTGAAGACAGAATATCCAAGTTAGATTCCGCATTAGTACCGATCTATTATCTAACGAACTATATAAGTTTCACTTACAGTTTGTCAAAGTTGAGTTTCTTTGTCTTGCCTTTGCCAACCGTATCAAAGCTAAAACCCATTGTGTCATCTTCCGCCACAGACGACGGTTTCCTGGAGGTAAGGAACTCCTCTCCAAATGCGGCATCTGTCGATATTGGATTTAACATTGAGTTATGACCTACATATCAGACTATCGTATAACATAGCCAGGAATGGTAATGAACAATCTTCCTTTTAACAATGAACAAATGCAGTACGAATTGGGCCCGGCCCGATGACGATCGGCGACTCGCGGCCCGATCAAACTTCGGGCTTCCAACTTGGTCAAAGGTGGCCCAAAGACTTGGCGACACTCTGAGACAGCGGCATGGGACCCGAGGTAGCTCCTGGCGGTCGCCGGTGGCCGGAACAGTGGCTGGCCGGCCGTGAACAGCCCTCGGGTAGAGGAAAACAGAGCAACACAGATCTTTTGGGCCTGAATTGGGGGGTTTCGGGTGGTTCAAGGCCGGGGGAAAAACTCTGCCAAGGTCGGGTGGTGTCCGGAGAAGCTGCAggtggcggcgacggcgccGGCGGACGGCCGGAGGCGGCTGATCGAGGCTGCACAGAACCGGCGCAGCAAAACAGGGGGTTCGGGTCAAAACAGGGGAGGTTTGGCCGGGGGGTAATCGAGCTCCACAGACTTCAATCAGCCTCCGGTGACCTTGGGGGACGGTGAGGGGTCGAAGGCCGCCACTGGGGGTGGTCTGGGATGGCCGGAGTTGGCCAGAGGGCGGCGGTTCCGGGCGAAGCAGCAGACCGACGCAAAACAGGGCAGGCGGGCTTCAGGCGGCTGTTTACGGCTTCCGGGGCGGCGCGCGGCGGTGGGACGGCGTCTGGGGGTCGAGGGGAAGACAATGTGGTCGTGGTTGGTGGTCGAAGGCGGCCGCAAGGGGCTGGCGGGGCTTGAACAGCCCACGGACGCGAAACAGAGCAGGAGCCCGCCGGGGCTGTTTCGAGTCCGGCGGCGGCGAACGGTGGTCGGAAAAGTGGCGTCGAGGTGGCTGAGCGATGGTGGGGGCTTGAGGTGGTGGTCGCAGGCGGTGGTCGCACAAAAATCCACGGATGAAAGAGGAAGATGTGTTCGGTTAGGGGGGCTCGCGCGGGTGAACAGGGGAGGAGGGAGGAAAccagcgggagagagagagagagagagagagagcacactTTGACTGGTTGACTGGGGTGGGCTGATTTGACTGAGGTGGGGTCCACCGGTCTCTTCGAAATTAATGAATTTTATCTCACATGCATAATATCCAATGGCGATTTCACAATTTGATAAATCGagactgatcggatttttggctcaaccgattaggaataaaatttgaattttcatgggctaggttcggtccggaaaaagtctaggcgcgaggattaaaatcctaagtcacggtgaccacgatttcgagacccaattgAAATCGAATGACATTTCGGGACTTGTtcaattcgtcactttcgtccttgcgatccaaaatttgtactttgccaaaattcaattttcttctttttattgaattcaggcAAATTACATAATTCGAATTTCCTAGGCATCACAGCATCATACATCAAACAGATACGACATGATGTTGATACATCTTTTATGTAATCGGGAGTTTTTTCGGTCTTAAAAGTGACTATCATCTCAAAGAATATCATTGTCCCATTTCATTTGACTCGAAAAATGT
The sequence above is drawn from the Rhodamnia argentea isolate NSW1041297 chromosome 9, ASM2092103v1, whole genome shotgun sequence genome and encodes:
- the LOC125316667 gene encoding disease resistance protein L6-like, producing MASSDAGTSSGSDYQVFLSFRGPDTRIGFTDFLFHSLTDAGICVFRDDEELRVGERIDGSLLQAIDNSRIYIPIFSQNYASSPWCLRELAQIVASTFKSEGNKAILPIFLDVEPNDIKLKTPLYRDAILNLEREKKLSSEQVDACREALMEVDAIKGWEAKKYRGLWRTISSGCTINLEILEEKSFIKKIQQILRSGVGYGCGTRASKQ